In the genome of Pedosphaera parvula Ellin514, one region contains:
- a CDS encoding ankyrin repeat domain-containing protein, giving the protein MDAILIAILDDDRPRVNKLLKAEPRLATSFIDSARLYESKIFHWIYVGDTALHLAAAGYRVEIVRLLLAAGADPNSTRNHRQSGPLHYAADGCINGPEWNAKRQVKTIQCLLDAGAEINAQDKNGAAPLHRAVRTRCADAVKCLLEGGADAKLKNKSGSTPFHLAVQDTGRGGTGTEAARAAQRQIIRGFLSLGLNAALKDGNGKSVFDCAGSGWIRNALSGESV; this is encoded by the coding sequence ATGGATGCAATTCTTATAGCCATACTTGATGATGATCGGCCGAGGGTTAACAAGCTGCTGAAGGCCGAGCCCCGGCTGGCGACGTCTTTCATTGATTCAGCCCGACTGTACGAATCCAAAATCTTTCACTGGATTTACGTCGGGGATACTGCATTGCATCTGGCAGCTGCGGGTTATCGCGTTGAAATTGTTCGATTATTGCTGGCTGCCGGTGCCGATCCGAACTCAACGAGGAATCATCGTCAGAGTGGTCCGCTGCACTATGCGGCGGATGGCTGCATAAACGGGCCCGAATGGAATGCGAAAAGGCAGGTCAAGACCATCCAATGCCTGCTCGACGCCGGAGCGGAAATTAATGCCCAGGACAAGAATGGTGCTGCCCCGCTGCACCGGGCAGTGCGTACGCGATGTGCGGACGCTGTGAAATGCCTGCTGGAAGGAGGCGCTGATGCGAAGCTGAAAAATAAATCCGGGTCCACACCTTTTCACCTGGCAGTGCAGGACACCGGTCGTGGTGGAACTGGCACAGAGGCAGCAAGAGCGGCACAGCGACAGATCATCCGCGGGTTTCTTTCCCTGGGACTCAACGCTGCGCTTAAGGATGGCAATGGCAAATCTGTCTTCGATTGCGCTGGGAGCGGTTGGATACGAAACGCGCTTTCTGGCGAGAGCGTTTGA